The following coding sequences lie in one Musa acuminata AAA Group cultivar baxijiao chromosome BXJ1-8, Cavendish_Baxijiao_AAA, whole genome shotgun sequence genomic window:
- the LOC135587116 gene encoding flavonoid 3',5'-hydroxylase 1-like, translating to MQIDPFIAATVALCLLIHHLLRRFLHRSPSRLPLPPGPRGYPVLGALPLVGLQAHTGLARLAQRYGPIMYLKMGSCGCVVASDAGAARAFLKAHDAQFANRPNVISAMDVTYHRQNMVFADYGPKWKLLRKLCSLHLLGGKALADWAPVRRAEFGHMVMSMHRAAAEGRPVVLPEMLVCALANIIGQIVVSKRVFDVQGIESNQYKDMIVELLTGGGLFNIGDFVPAIAWMDLQRVQAKMRWVHVRFDAMVTKLLEEHEATKEERRGRPDFIDTIMANREGEDGETITDVNVKAIIFDLFTAGTDTSAVIVEWALAEMLKNPSILRRLQSEIDYVVGRGRMVQESDLPKLPYLHAVCKEALRLHPSTPLGLPHFSFEECEVNGYYIPGNTRLLVNIWAIGRDPAAWDDPLAFDPDRFVSGKAAKIDPHGNDFELIPFGAGRRICAGKLVGMVFVQYMLATLVHSFDWKLPDGEELDMEEKFGLALPKAVPVTALLSPRLAPEAYV from the exons ATGCAAATCGACCCCTTCATCGCGGCAACCGTCGCGCTCTGCCTCCTCatccaccacctcctccgccgTTTCCTTCACAGGTCGCCCTCGCGCCTCCCCCTCCCGCCCGGCCCCCGAGGCTACCCTGTCCTCGGCGCTTTGCCCCTCGTCGGCCTCCAGGCGCACACCGGCCTCGCCCGCCTGGCCCAGCGCTACGGCCCCATTATGTACCTCAAGATGGGAAGCTGCGGCTGCGTCGTGGCATCTGACGCCGGCGCTGCCCGCGCCTTCCTCAAGGCCCACGACGCGCAGTTCGCCAACCGCCCGAACGTCATCAGCGCCATGGACGTCACCTATCACCGCCAGAACATGGTGTTCGCCGACTACGGCCCCAAGTGGAAGCTCCTCCGCAAGCTCTGCAGCCTCCACCTCCTGGGCGGCAAGGCGCTTGCCGACTGGGCCCCGGTGCGCCGCGCCGAGTTCGGCCACATGGTCATGTCCATGCACCGAGCGGCCGCGGAGGGCCGCCCTGTGGTGCTGCCGGAGATGCTGGTGTGCGCCCTGGCCAACATCATTGGCCAGATTGTGGTGAGCAAGCGGGTGTTCGACGTCCAGGGCATCGAGTCGAACCAGTACAAGGACATGATCGTGGAGCTGCTGACTGGGGGCGGGCTGTTCAACATCGGCGACTTCGTGCCGGCTATCGCGTGGATGGACCTGCAGCGGGTACAGGCGAAGATGCGGTGGGTGCATGTTCGGTTCGACGCCATGGTGACGAAGCTGTTGGAGGAGCACGAGGCCACCAAGGAGGAGCGCAGAGGGAGGCCGGACTTCATCGACACTATCATGGCCAACAGGGAGGGAGAGGACGGCGAGACCATCACGGACGTCAACGTCAAGGCTATCATTTTT GACCTGTTCACAGCCGGCACCGACACGTCGGCGGTCATCGTGGAGTGGGCGCTGGCGGAGATGCTGAAGAACCCGAGCATCCTCCGCCGCCTGCAATCCGAGATCGACTACGTGGTGGGCCGAGGCCGCATGGTCCAGGAATCCGACCTGCCCAAGCTCCCCTACCTGCACGCGGTGTGCAAGGAAGCGCTGCGCCTGCACCCGTCCACACCTCTCGGCCTCCCCCACTTCTCCTTCGAGGAGTGCGAGGTGAACGGCTACTACATCCCCGGCAACACCCGCCTCCTCGTCAACATCTGGGCCATCGGGCGCGACCCCGCCGCGTGGGACGACCCCCTCGCGTTCGACCCCGACCGCTTCGTCTCCGGCAAGGCGGCCAAGATCGACCCGCATGGCAACGACTTCGAGCTGATACCGTTCGGGGCCGGGCGGCGGATCTGCGCGGGGAAGCTCGTGGGCATGGTGTTCGTGCAGTACATGCTGGCGACGTTGGTGCACTCGTTCGACTGGAAGCTGCCGGATGGGGAGGAGCTCGACATGGAGGAGAAGTTTGGGTTGGCGCTCCCCAAGGCTGTGCCTGTCACGGCGCTTCTGAGCCCACGCTTGGCGCCGGAAGCATACGTTTGA